DNA sequence from the Devosia lacusdianchii genome:
AAAGACGGCCTGGCAGGGGGAGTTGCCGGCCATTCCTGCTGCTTTCTGCGTCATTCCCGCGAAGGCGGGAATCTCCCTGTCTCGGTGAAGGGGGATTCCCGCCTTCGCGGGAATGACGCAGTTGTTGATATCGGCGGCGGCCCTTAAGGCCGCCGTGTGCTTGATGACCTCAGATCGGCTTGCCGGCCGCGTCGAAGCGGTGGATCTTGTCGGCCATGGGCGAGATATGGACCGTGTCGCCGCTTTTGTAGCTATTGGCGCCTTCGAGGCGAACCACGACCGGCTCTTCGGTGCCCATTTCGAGATAGACATAGCTATCCGCGCCGAGATTTTCGGTATGGATGACCGTGCCGCTCCAGGTGCCATTATCGGGCACGATGGTGATATGTTCGCCGCGGATGCCCAGGGTATGGGCGTTGTAGGCCGTAGCCTTGTCGCCGGCGATGAAGTTCATCTTCGGCGAACCGATAAAGCCGGCCACGAACACCGAATTGGGGTTCTCATAGAGCTCCATCGGCGTGCCCACCTGCTCTACCAAGCCGTCACGCAGCACGCAGATGCGGTCGGCCAGCGTCATCGCCTCAACCTGGTCATGCGTCACATAGATCATCGTGACGTTGTTCATCTCTTCATGCAGCTTGGCGATCTCGATACGCGTTGCCACGCGCAGGGCAGCGTCGAGGTTTGACAGCGGCTCGTCGAACAGGAACACCTTGGGATCGCGGGTGATGGCCCGGCCGATGGCGACGCGCTGGCGCTGACCACCGGAAAGCTGCTTGGGCAGGCGGTCGAGATACTGCCTGATCTGCAGCATGTCGGCGGC
Encoded proteins:
- a CDS encoding ABC transporter ATP-binding protein, whose translation is MASIELRNVRKAFGAVEVIKGVDLEVRKGEFMVFVGPSGCGKSTLLRLISGLEDITSGEMLFDGKIVNALAPSKRGIAMVFQSYALYPHMTVYDNMAFGLTLEKGHSKDEIRQRVEKAADMLQIRQYLDRLPKQLSGGQRQRVAIGRAITRDPKVFLFDEPLSNLDAALRVATRIEIAKLHEEMNNVTMIYVTHDQVEAMTLADRICVLRDGLVEQVGTPMELYENPNSVFVAGFIGSPKMNFIAGDKATAYNAHTLGIRGEHITIVPDNGTWSGTVIHTENLGADSYVYLEMGTEEPVVVRLEGANSYKSGDTVHISPMADKIHRFDAAGKPI